Genomic segment of Streptomyces sp. NBC_01210:
GGAGGCCCCCTATGAAGGCCAGTCGACTCGACCTGGACCGGGACCAGATGGGACATGACCTCGTCGCGCTTGTTCTGACCGTGGTGGAGCTCCTCAGGCAGTTGATGGAACGTCAGGCGATTCGCCGTGTTGAACTGGGCGATCTCACTGACGAACAGGTCGACGAGATCGGTACAACACTCATGCTGCTCGAGCAACGCATGACCGAACTCTGCGACCAGCACGGGCTGCGTCCCGAAGACCTCAACCTCGACCTCGGACCACTCGGTACCCTTCTTCCGCGCAGCTGATTCGGGCCTACGCGGTCCCGCTTCGTCGAGGGCGTTTCCGGTGGATCATGCCTGGGCTACGGGCCGGTGCGCTCAGGCC
This window contains:
- a CDS encoding gas vesicle protein K; amino-acid sequence: MKASRLDLDRDQMGHDLVALVLTVVELLRQLMERQAIRRVELGDLTDEQVDEIGTTLMLLEQRMTELCDQHGLRPEDLNLDLGPLGTLLPRS